CGAAGTCGACGCCTTCCAAGCAAGCCCCGGAGAGTAAAACGCAGGCTACGGAAAAAAAGAAAACAAGGGCTGATTCCCCAGAGACGGCGTTCCCTTCTAAAGAGACTGAGGCGGAGAAAATGCCGCCCTTAAGCCCTGCGGTTCGCCGCTTGGTTAGGGAGCATCAGCTCGATCCGCGGGGGATTCCTGCCACCGGTAGAGATGGCCGTTTGACTAAGGCCGATGTGGTTCAGTTTCTCCAAGCGGAAGAAGAGCAAGAGCCGGCGGCTACGCCTCCCCCCACCGAACCCGAGGCACCCGAGACAAAACCGGCTCCAGCACCGAGAGAAGAAGGTTATGGCGTTCGGCGAGAGGCCATGAGCCGGTTGCGGCAACGGATTGCCGAGCGGATGCTGGAATCTCAGCAGACTACGGCTACCTTGTCTACCTTTAACGAGGTGAACATGCAAGGGATAATGGAACTGCGCCACCGTTATCGGGATGCTTTTGAAGAGCGGTATGGGGTACGACTGGGTTTTATGTCCTTTTTTATTAAGGCCTGTATCGAAGCTTTCAAACGTTACCCCGTAGTGAACGCCGCTGTCCAGGACGATGATATTTTATATTACCATTATTACCATATCGGTATTGCGGTGGCGACGCCCCGCGGTTTAGTGGTTCCCGTGCTGCGGGATGCGGATCAGCTCAGTTTCGCTGATATCGAACTCCAAATCATGGATTTTGCCGAGCGGGCGCGCAGTGGACGGCTCACGATTGAGGAGTTGAGCGGTGGCACTTTCACCATTACTAATGGTGGGGTATTTGGTTCCCTGCTCTCCACTCCTATCCTGAACCCGCCCCAAAGCGCTATTCTTGGGATGCACAAGATTGAAGATCGGCCAGTAGCGGAAAATGGCGAGGTTAAAATCCGTCCGATGATGTACGTGGCGCTCTCCTATGATCATCGCCTTATTGATGGCAAGGGAGCCGTTCAATTTTTAGTGGCAGTCAAAGAGGCTCTAGAAGATCCTGTGCGGTTATTGCTTGAGGTGTGATGGGTATAGGACGTTTATCTTATGTCTGAACGCTACGATGTTGTGATCATTGGCGCTGGGCCGGCTGGTTATACGGCGGCTATCCGGTGCGCTCAGCTTGGTTTGCAGACTGCTTGTATCGACAAGTGGATCGCTGCCGATGGCAGACCTGCTTTAGGAGGCACCTGTCTTAATGCAGGCTGCATCTCTTCCAAAGCCTTGCTGGACTCCTCGGAACTTTATCAACGGGCGCAAAAGGAGTTTGCCGAACATGGAATCAAGGTCGAGCAAGCCGGTGTGGATGTGACGGCGATGCAGGCCCGCAAGGACCGTCTGGTGCATCGTCTCACAGCAAATATCGCTGCGCTATTCGAGGACCGCCAGATCAAATGGCTTCCGGGGCATGGGCGGTTATTGGAAGATAATCGGGTGGAATTCACGCCCCATGGATTAGATCGTCCGGAGATACTGGCGGCGAAGAGCGTTGTTTTAGCCAGTGGTTCCCAGCCTATGGAACTAGGCGCGGCGCCCATTGATGGAGAGCGGGTGGTGGATTCCACGGGGGCCTTGTCATTCCAGGAAGTTCCTCAGCGTTTGGGAATTATTGGTGCTGGAGTCATTGGGGTAGAGCTAGGCAGTGTCTGGACCCGTCTAGGGGCAAAAGTGACTTTGCTTGAAGCTCAGGATACTCTTTTGCCAATGGCGGATATCACCATTTCCCAAGAAGCTTATAAGCAATTTAAAGACCAAGGGCTGGATATCCGTTTAGGTGCCCGCGTCGTTTCCACCCGCGTTAGCTCGAAGCAAGTGACTGTATGCTATCGGATCGGCGAAAAGGAGTATGAACTTGAGGTGGATAAGCTGGTCGTCGCCGTAGGGCGGCAGCCTTGTTTGGATAACCTTTTTGCCCTGGAAGCGGGTCTGTTATTGGATGAAAGGGGTTTCATCCATGTAGATGAGTATGGTACCACGAATCTCCCTGGGGTCTATGCGGTAGGAGATGTAGTGCGGGGTCCCATGCTAGCCCACAAGGGTTCCCAGGAAGGAATCGCGGTGGCAGAGACTATCGCCGAGGGTAAAAAAACCGCGGTGAAACGGAATAGCATCCCCTGGGTGATCTACACAGAGCCTGAAATCGCCTGGGCGGGACGTACCGAACAAGCTTTACGAGATGCCGATATTGATGTGCGCGTAGGCACCTTCTATTTTGCCGACTCTGCCCGTGCTAACGTAATGAGCGGCAGCAAAGGCTTGGTCAAAATAATAGCGGATGCCATGACCGATCAGATTCTAGGGGTCCACATTATTGGACCTTGGGCCTCGGAGCTGATTGCCGAAGCTGTGTTGGCCATGGAATTTGCTGCTAGCAGCGAAGATTTAGCGCGGACCATTCATGCCTATCCCAGCCTGGCGGAAGCATTACACGAAGCAGCCTTAGATGTGGATAATCGCGCCATTCATAAGATAGGGCGGAAAAAAGAATAAGCTCTTTGAGCAGGAGATATCTCCTGCTCAAAGAAATACAAGTTACCCCTTGGGGCAGGAAGCATGCTATATTTTTTGAAGGTTATTTGTTAAATATCTTTCATTGAAGGAGTGCATGGACGCATGACGCCCCTAGCGTTCGATGCGC
This sequence is a window from Nitrosococcus oceani ATCC 19707. Protein-coding genes within it:
- the odhB gene encoding 2-oxoglutarate dehydrogenase complex dihydrolipoyllysine-residue succinyltransferase, yielding MGTEVRVPRLPESVTEAVVGDWHKKPGDRVQRDETLLDLETDKVVLDVPSPGAGVLREVKKEKGATVGSEEVLGIIEAAGEAEEETAQESSPKSTPSKQAPESKTQATEKKKTRADSPETAFPSKETEAEKMPPLSPAVRRLVREHQLDPRGIPATGRDGRLTKADVVQFLQAEEEQEPAATPPPTEPEAPETKPAPAPREEGYGVRREAMSRLRQRIAERMLESQQTTATLSTFNEVNMQGIMELRHRYRDAFEERYGVRLGFMSFFIKACIEAFKRYPVVNAAVQDDDILYYHYYHIGIAVATPRGLVVPVLRDADQLSFADIELQIMDFAERARSGRLTIEELSGGTFTITNGGVFGSLLSTPILNPPQSAILGMHKIEDRPVAENGEVKIRPMMYVALSYDHRLIDGKGAVQFLVAVKEALEDPVRLLLEV
- the lpdA gene encoding dihydrolipoyl dehydrogenase; amino-acid sequence: MSERYDVVIIGAGPAGYTAAIRCAQLGLQTACIDKWIAADGRPALGGTCLNAGCISSKALLDSSELYQRAQKEFAEHGIKVEQAGVDVTAMQARKDRLVHRLTANIAALFEDRQIKWLPGHGRLLEDNRVEFTPHGLDRPEILAAKSVVLASGSQPMELGAAPIDGERVVDSTGALSFQEVPQRLGIIGAGVIGVELGSVWTRLGAKVTLLEAQDTLLPMADITISQEAYKQFKDQGLDIRLGARVVSTRVSSKQVTVCYRIGEKEYELEVDKLVVAVGRQPCLDNLFALEAGLLLDERGFIHVDEYGTTNLPGVYAVGDVVRGPMLAHKGSQEGIAVAETIAEGKKTAVKRNSIPWVIYTEPEIAWAGRTEQALRDADIDVRVGTFYFADSARANVMSGSKGLVKIIADAMTDQILGVHIIGPWASELIAEAVLAMEFAASSEDLARTIHAYPSLAEALHEAALDVDNRAIHKIGRKKE